The Claveliimonas bilis genome window below encodes:
- a CDS encoding alpha-amylase family glycosyl hydrolase, with the protein MWAYNSIFYQIYPIGFCGAPVHNDGECVPRIRKIMEWSEYLEKLGVDSILLNPIFESDNHGYDTRDFKIIDCRLGTNEDFADVCQDLHNHNVKIVLDGVFNHVGRGFWAFKDVCEKKWDSPYKDWFHINFDGNSCYNDGFWYEGWEGHFELVKLNLQNPAVTDYLLECVKFWVDTFDIDGLRLDVAYCLDPDFMRRLRSYAQELKEDFVLIGEVLFGDYNRIVNDEMLHSCTNYECYKGIYSSFNSMNMFEIAHSLQRQYGPEQWCLYRGKHLMTFVDNHDVTRIASILTNKNHLPLTYGILLGMPGIPCIYYGSEWGTLGEKAPDNDYALRPCFEQPSPNELTELIHKLIRIRQQSDALCSGSYRNVVLTNHQLIFERASEKERMLVAINASDTDYTAYHGDLQGNARELINEKILSLDGKLEMPAYSIQYLVF; encoded by the coding sequence ATGTGGGCTTACAATAGCATTTTTTATCAAATATATCCTATCGGCTTTTGCGGGGCTCCGGTTCATAATGACGGGGAATGTGTACCGCGTATACGTAAAATTATGGAGTGGAGTGAATATCTGGAAAAACTCGGTGTAGATTCTATTTTACTGAACCCGATTTTTGAATCCGACAATCATGGTTATGATACCCGCGATTTCAAAATCATCGACTGCCGTCTGGGGACAAACGAAGACTTTGCCGATGTCTGCCAGGATCTTCACAATCACAATGTAAAAATTGTGTTGGATGGCGTATTTAACCATGTCGGCAGAGGATTCTGGGCTTTTAAAGATGTCTGTGAGAAGAAATGGGATTCTCCATACAAGGACTGGTTCCACATCAATTTTGACGGCAACAGCTGCTACAATGACGGCTTCTGGTATGAAGGATGGGAAGGTCATTTTGAGCTGGTAAAGCTGAACCTGCAAAATCCCGCTGTGACGGATTATCTTCTGGAATGTGTCAAATTCTGGGTGGATACTTTTGATATCGACGGCCTGCGCCTGGATGTGGCCTACTGCCTGGATCCTGATTTTATGCGCCGTCTGCGTTCCTATGCCCAGGAACTGAAAGAAGACTTTGTCCTGATCGGGGAAGTTCTTTTCGGAGACTACAATCGTATTGTCAACGATGAAATGCTCCACAGCTGTACAAATTACGAATGTTATAAAGGAATTTATTCCAGTTTTAATTCCATGAATATGTTTGAGATTGCCCATTCACTTCAGCGTCAGTACGGCCCGGAACAATGGTGCCTGTACCGCGGAAAACATCTGATGACCTTCGTAGATAATCACGATGTCACCAGGATCGCAAGCATTCTCACAAACAAAAACCACCTTCCCCTGACTTACGGGATTCTTCTTGGAATGCCGGGCATTCCCTGCATTTACTATGGAAGCGAATGGGGAACATTAGGTGAAAAAGCGCCCGACAACGATTATGCACTTCGCCCCTGCTTCGAACAACCCAGCCCCAATGAACTTACAGAACTCATCCACAAGTTAATCCGAATCCGCCAGCAAAGCGATGCACTGTGCAGCGGTTCTTACCGCAATGTCGTACTTACGAACCATCAGCTCATTTTCGAGCGCGCATCCGAAAAAGAACGCATGTTGGTGGCGATCAACGCCTCCGACACTGACTACACCGCATACCACGGCGATCTCCAGGGAAATGCCCGTGAACTGATAAATGAAAAAATTTTAAGCCTTGACGGAAAACTGGAAATGCCGGCCTACAGCATACAATATCTTGTGTTTTAA
- a CDS encoding MATE family efflux transporter, with product MRKNIDLVNGPVLKSLTQLALPIMATSLIQTAYNLTDMLWIGRVGSNAVASVGAAGMYMWLSNGLAALPKMGGQVNVGHVLGAGRPKDAANYATAALHISIIFGLVFGLVCILFSNPLIGFFNLTGHQVIADARIYLKITCGCVIFSFLNQTLTGIFTAAGNSRSSFMATLTGLLINMILDPVLIFGLGPFPVMGVAGAAIATVLAQATVTLIFFVFAKKDNIIFCHIKLFRIPDRSLFSSIVRIGFPTCIQNMIFTGISMIIARLVAGYGDAAVAVQKVGSQIESISWMTADGFAAAVNSFLAQNHGAGKYSRIPKGYYSAMKVVLVWGLFCTLLLIFLPAPVFRLFITEADILPMGVDYLMILGVSQLFMSVEITTAGAFAGLGRTLPPSVTSIVLTGMRIPLAMLLIHTPLGLNGIWWSITISSIFKGIILFIWFRHLLAHRKNYVDISDSGKMYTESSKCSKI from the coding sequence ATGAGAAAAAATATTGACCTCGTAAACGGCCCTGTGCTGAAATCTCTGACACAGCTCGCCCTTCCCATTATGGCCACCTCTTTGATACAAACCGCCTACAACCTTACGGATATGCTCTGGATTGGAAGAGTCGGCAGCAATGCTGTCGCGTCAGTGGGGGCTGCCGGAATGTACATGTGGCTCTCCAATGGTCTTGCTGCTCTGCCAAAAATGGGCGGTCAAGTAAATGTGGGGCATGTGCTGGGAGCTGGCCGTCCCAAGGATGCAGCCAACTACGCAACAGCCGCACTTCATATTTCTATAATTTTCGGCCTCGTTTTTGGACTGGTCTGTATCTTGTTTTCCAATCCGCTGATCGGATTTTTTAACCTGACCGGACATCAGGTCATCGCCGACGCTCGCATTTACCTGAAGATCACCTGCGGATGTGTCATTTTTTCTTTTTTAAACCAGACACTTACCGGAATATTTACTGCAGCCGGCAATAGCCGCTCCTCTTTTATGGCAACTTTAACCGGCCTTCTTATCAATATGATATTGGATCCGGTACTTATCTTCGGACTTGGACCATTTCCTGTCATGGGTGTGGCCGGAGCGGCTATCGCAACTGTACTGGCACAGGCGACAGTAACCCTTATCTTTTTTGTCTTTGCCAAAAAAGACAACATTATTTTTTGCCATATAAAACTATTTCGAATCCCGGACAGAAGTCTTTTTTCTTCTATTGTCAGAATCGGATTCCCAACTTGCATACAAAATATGATTTTTACAGGTATTTCCATGATCATTGCCCGGCTCGTTGCAGGATATGGAGATGCCGCTGTTGCAGTGCAAAAAGTTGGTTCACAGATTGAATCCATCTCCTGGATGACTGCAGATGGATTTGCCGCTGCTGTAAACTCTTTTCTTGCTCAAAATCATGGTGCCGGAAAATACAGCCGAATCCCAAAAGGATATTACAGCGCAATGAAAGTTGTTCTTGTATGGGGACTTTTCTGTACACTACTGCTAATTTTCCTCCCTGCCCCTGTATTCCGCCTTTTTATTACAGAAGCAGACATTCTCCCCATGGGAGTAGATTATCTCATGATACTTGGTGTGTCCCAGCTCTTCATGAGTGTTGAGATTACCACCGCCGGTGCATTTGCAGGGCTTGGCAGAACTTTGCCCCCTTCTGTAACCAGCATCGTTTTGACAGGTATGCGCATCCCGCTTGCTATGCTCCTGATCCATACGCCACTTGGACTGAATGGAATCTGGTGGAGTATTACTATTTCCAGTATTTTCAAAGGAATTATCTTATTTATATGGTTCCGTCATCTGCTCGCTCACAGGAAAAACTATGTTGATATATCCGACAGCGGGAAAATGTATACAGAATCTTCTAAATGTAGTAAAATATAA
- a CDS encoding flavin reductase family protein encodes MAFKEVDIHTLQFNPFDKISKQWMLITAGDQEKSNTMTASWGGVGFMWGKPVATAYIRPQRYTKEFVDTNDRFTLSFLTEEKREALKICGSVSGRDVADKWETAGLTPCCVEVEGGKAVAVSEAEMIFVCRKLYVQEMLPECFVDEKSKETWYPQKDYHVMYMAEIEKVLVRE; translated from the coding sequence ATGGCCTTTAAAGAAGTAGATATCCATACGCTGCAGTTTAATCCCTTTGATAAGATCAGCAAACAGTGGATGCTGATCACAGCAGGAGATCAGGAGAAATCCAATACAATGACAGCAAGCTGGGGAGGCGTTGGATTTATGTGGGGGAAACCGGTTGCAACCGCCTATATCCGCCCCCAGAGATACACAAAAGAATTTGTAGATACAAATGACAGATTCACCCTTTCCTTTTTGACGGAAGAAAAAAGAGAGGCTCTTAAAATCTGCGGTTCTGTTTCCGGAAGAGATGTGGCAGATAAATGGGAGACGGCGGGTCTTACGCCCTGCTGTGTCGAAGTAGAAGGCGGAAAAGCAGTTGCTGTTTCCGAGGCGGAAATGATCTTTGTCTGCAGAAAACTCTATGTGCAGGAAATGCTTCCGGAGTGTTTTGTGGACGAAAAAAGCAAAGAAACCTGGTATCCGCAGAAAGACTATCATGTGATGTATATGGCGGAAATCGAGAAAGTTCTTGTAAGAGAATAA
- a CDS encoding carbohydrate kinase family protein, with protein MNHPIFIIAGAAIMDVLARPVNPSVFRTGSIPAKGITMRTGGDAMNEAKALSSLGNPVRLISKIGRDTAGDTIMTECSMSRIDTSCICRSEDIPTSVNIVLVDDQGERHFITSPRGTLRNLYPEDIPDSALEGGKFFCFASIFVSPFFDNAALTDLFRRVKDQKMTLCADMTKCKNKETLADMKECLSLLDYVFPNYEEAALLTGKTDLDDIADAFLQCGVKHVVIKNGSRGCFIKTNQERWEIPAYSGAKCIDTTGAGDTFTACFLHALGKNFSLPDCGRFANAGASICIENLGACGAGNDINVILKRAGLEE; from the coding sequence ATGAACCATCCTATCTTTATCATTGCCGGAGCCGCTATCATGGATGTTCTTGCGCGACCGGTGAATCCTTCTGTCTTTCGGACCGGTTCCATACCGGCGAAGGGGATTACGATGCGCACCGGAGGCGATGCCATGAATGAGGCCAAGGCACTCTCTTCTCTTGGCAATCCGGTCCGTCTGATCAGCAAGATTGGCCGGGACACCGCCGGGGATACGATCATGACGGAATGCTCCATGTCCCGTATTGACACGAGCTGCATCTGCCGTTCCGAGGATATCCCTACCAGTGTGAATATTGTTCTTGTGGACGATCAGGGAGAACGTCATTTCATCACTTCACCCCGGGGTACCCTTCGGAATCTGTACCCGGAAGACATTCCTGACAGTGCTTTGGAAGGAGGTAAATTTTTCTGTTTTGCCAGTATTTTTGTATCTCCTTTTTTTGACAACGCCGCCCTCACGGATCTGTTCCGAAGAGTCAAAGATCAGAAAATGACCTTATGTGCCGATATGACCAAGTGTAAAAACAAGGAGACACTTGCAGATATGAAGGAGTGCCTCTCTCTTCTTGACTATGTCTTTCCCAACTATGAGGAAGCCGCGCTTCTTACCGGCAAGACGGACCTTGACGATATTGCGGATGCTTTTCTTCAATGCGGAGTGAAACATGTTGTTATTAAAAACGGTTCCCGGGGCTGTTTTATCAAAACCAATCAGGAACGCTGGGAAATACCGGCATATTCCGGTGCGAAATGTATAGATACAACCGGAGCCGGCGATACCTTCACCGCATGTTTTCTCCATGCATTAGGCAAAAATTTTTCCCTCCCCGACTGCGGCCGTTTTGCAAATGCCGGAGCTTCCATCTGCATTGAAAATCTGGGAGCCTGCGGCGCCGGGAACGATATAAACGTTATTTTAAAAAGAGCAGGACTTGAGGAATGA
- the nox gene encoding H2O-forming NADH oxidase yields the protein MKTVIIGANHAGIAAANTLLDNYPDQKVVMLDQNTNLSYLGCGTALWVGRQIDSYENLFYTDKSAFEAKGAVIRMETTVEKVDFEKKIVFCRTKDGASFEENYDKLILATGSLPIAPTLPGSDLKGISFLKLFQDGQNVDRQISDPNVKDVAVIGAGYIGVEIAEAAKRRGKNVRLFDVAPTSLASYYDPWFAEDMDKNLAAHGIELHYGERATAYKGTEHVEAVVTDKGEYKTDLVINAIGFLPNNALGKDHLECFRNGAYKVDKHQKTSDPDVYAVGDCATIYSNALRAETYIALATNAVRTGIIAAHNIGGTTLDAIGVQGSNGISIFGYNMVSTGLSVAAAQKNNMSVEYTDYEDLQRPGFMKENAKVKIRIVYESDSRRIVGAQMASTEDISMGIHMFSLAIEEGVTIDKLKLLDIFFLPHFNQPYNYITMAALSAK from the coding sequence ATGAAAACTGTAATTATTGGAGCAAATCATGCTGGAATTGCTGCAGCCAACACTCTCTTGGACAACTATCCTGATCAGAAGGTGGTTATGCTTGACCAGAACACAAACTTAAGCTATCTCGGATGCGGAACTGCACTGTGGGTCGGACGCCAGATTGATTCTTATGAAAATCTTTTCTATACCGATAAAAGTGCTTTCGAAGCAAAGGGCGCTGTTATCCGCATGGAAACAACGGTAGAAAAGGTAGATTTTGAAAAGAAGATTGTTTTCTGCAGAACAAAAGATGGTGCTTCTTTTGAAGAAAATTATGACAAGCTGATCCTTGCTACAGGTTCTCTTCCAATTGCGCCGACACTTCCCGGCAGTGATTTAAAAGGGATCAGTTTCCTGAAACTTTTCCAGGACGGCCAGAATGTAGACCGCCAGATCAGCGATCCAAACGTCAAAGACGTGGCTGTCATCGGAGCCGGATACATCGGTGTGGAAATTGCTGAAGCAGCGAAACGCCGGGGCAAAAATGTCCGCCTTTTCGATGTAGCTCCCACTTCCCTTGCCAGCTATTATGATCCGTGGTTTGCAGAAGATATGGACAAAAATCTCGCTGCACATGGAATCGAGCTTCATTATGGCGAGCGCGCTACTGCCTACAAAGGCACAGAACATGTAGAAGCAGTTGTGACAGATAAGGGAGAATATAAAACAGATCTTGTCATCAACGCAATTGGCTTTCTTCCAAACAACGCTCTTGGAAAAGATCATCTGGAGTGTTTCCGGAACGGAGCATATAAAGTAGATAAACATCAAAAGACAAGCGATCCGGATGTATACGCCGTAGGCGACTGCGCCACAATCTACTCCAACGCGCTTCGGGCTGAGACTTATATCGCACTTGCCACCAATGCAGTCCGTACAGGAATTATTGCCGCTCACAACATTGGCGGAACCACCCTTGACGCTATTGGAGTACAGGGTTCCAACGGCATTTCCATCTTTGGCTACAATATGGTTTCCACCGGATTGTCCGTTGCCGCTGCACAGAAAAACAATATGAGTGTGGAATATACTGACTACGAAGACCTGCAAAGACCGGGATTCATGAAGGAAAACGCAAAAGTTAAAATCCGTATCGTATACGAATCAGATTCCCGCCGCATTGTAGGTGCACAAATGGCTTCAACAGAAGATATTTCCATGGGAATCCATATGTTCTCCCTTGCAATCGAAGAGGGCGTAACTATTGATAAACTGAAACTTTTGGACATTTTCTTCCTTCCTCATTTCAATCAGCCGTATAACTACATTACTATGGCTGCACTTAGCGCAAAATAA
- a CDS encoding DUF5714 domain-containing protein, translated as MSERKRGACLVCGENLTYYPKAVEMECVFCGKTELSHASCEKGHYVCDACHAKKGIEVIMEICQKTDSKNPVEIARKIMEDPYIYMHGPEHHVMVGAVLLTAYRNSGGDIDLKEALEEMKERGSQIPGGVCGFWGCCGAGVSTGIYMSIVTGATPLAGRSWGLANRTTAKALEAIGELGGPRCCKRDTFTAIRKAAEMTAKELGVEMDCPAEIVCTFSEENQQCLKKACPYHR; from the coding sequence ATGAGTGAGAGAAAAAGAGGCGCCTGCCTGGTATGCGGAGAAAATCTGACTTATTATCCCAAAGCAGTGGAGATGGAATGTGTTTTCTGTGGAAAGACGGAACTTTCTCATGCTTCCTGCGAGAAAGGGCACTATGTCTGCGATGCCTGCCATGCTAAAAAAGGCATTGAGGTCATTATGGAAATCTGCCAAAAGACGGATTCAAAAAATCCGGTGGAAATTGCCCGGAAGATCATGGAAGATCCCTACATTTACATGCATGGGCCGGAACATCATGTCATGGTGGGAGCGGTTCTTCTTACGGCATACCGCAACAGCGGCGGCGATATCGACTTAAAAGAGGCCCTGGAAGAGATGAAAGAAAGAGGCAGCCAGATACCGGGCGGCGTGTGCGGCTTCTGGGGGTGCTGCGGAGCAGGAGTCAGCACAGGGATCTATATGAGTATTGTAACGGGAGCCACGCCTCTTGCGGGACGCTCCTGGGGGCTGGCAAACCGGACAACGGCCAAGGCGCTGGAGGCCATCGGGGAGCTTGGAGGCCCCAGGTGCTGCAAGCGGGATACATTTACGGCGATCCGAAAAGCGGCGGAGATGACGGCAAAGGAACTTGGGGTGGAAATGGACTGCCCGGCGGAAATCGTCTGCACTTTTTCGGAGGAAAATCAGCAGTGCCTGAAAAAGGCCTGTCCGTATCACAGGTAA
- the rpsI gene encoding 30S ribosomal protein S9, protein MANGKFYGTGRRKKSIARVYLVPGTGKITINKRDIDEYLGLETLKVIVRQPLVATETEGKFDVIVNVKGGGYTGQAGAIRHGISRALLEADADYRPILKKAGYLTRDPRMKERKKYGLKAARRAPQFSKR, encoded by the coding sequence ATGGCTAACGGAAAATTCTACGGAACAGGAAGAAGAAAAAAATCAATCGCAAGAGTATATTTAGTACCTGGAACAGGAAAAATTACAATAAATAAAAGAGATATCGATGAGTATCTTGGACTGGAAACACTGAAAGTTATTGTTCGTCAGCCGCTTGTTGCGACAGAGACAGAAGGAAAATTTGATGTGATCGTTAACGTAAAAGGCGGCGGTTACACAGGACAGGCAGGAGCAATCCGCCACGGAATTTCCAGAGCTCTTCTTGAGGCAGATGCTGATTACAGACCGATCCTTAAGAAAGCAGGATACCTGACACGTGACCCACGTATGAAAGAGCGTAAGAAATACGGACTCAAAGCAGCTCGTAGAGCTCCGCAGTTCTCCAAACGATAA
- the rplM gene encoding 50S ribosomal protein L13 has product MKTYMASPDKIERKWYVVDAAGYTLGRLASEVAKVLRGKNKPEFTPHIDTGDYVIVINAKDVKVTGKKMLQKIYYNHSDYVGGMKETTLAEMMDKKPEKVIELAVKGMLPKGPLGRSMIKKLHVYAGPEHAHQAQKPEELKF; this is encoded by the coding sequence ATGAAAACTTATATGGCTAGTCCAGACAAGATTGAAAGAAAATGGTATGTAGTTGACGCTGCAGGATATACATTAGGACGTTTAGCATCAGAAGTAGCTAAGGTTTTGAGAGGAAAGAACAAACCGGAATTTACACCGCATATCGACACAGGTGATTACGTGATCGTGATCAATGCAAAAGATGTAAAAGTAACCGGAAAGAAAATGCTTCAGAAAATTTACTACAATCACTCTGATTATGTAGGCGGAATGAAAGAAACTACACTGGCAGAGATGATGGATAAGAAACCGGAAAAAGTAATTGAGCTGGCTGTAAAAGGAATGCTTCCGAAGGGACCTTTAGGAAGAAGCATGATTAAGAAACTTCATGTATACGCTGGACCAGAGCATGCACATCAGGCTCAGAAACCAGAAGAACTGAAATTTTAA
- a CDS encoding IS110 family transposase, translated as MILVGIDIGKHQHIFSIIDKQSGEILSNPSVFHNNQDGFLLLIGKLSCYAKSQLLIGMEDTGHYHFALLKYLLNRHYTVALINPTTTDLTRKLQGGITKNDPLDSLTICDVIGSNQRKKPYRITKVNRFDLYEQKQLTRHHHNLKEELNLYKNRLQKCIDIVFPEFNSLFRSKYGIVYMNVLKSFASAEKIANSDIRTIRKCFEYEGRGKRIQLSAEQLKTAAKASVGISSVAEEIQIRHLVSQIEMIEEQLSEIDKKIEEFSLQNNSPILSIPGISHFSGTSILAELGDVCNYTKASQIIKFAGVAPYHYESSQFIARHTAITKKGSRYLRKTLYQIILPVINHNRVFTSYYNKKIAEGKGHRCAQGHCIRKLLRVIYHLLSTGQSFDSTLLI; from the coding sequence ATGATTTTAGTCGGAATTGACATTGGTAAACATCAACACATCTTCTCCATCATTGACAAACAATCCGGTGAAATACTTTCTAATCCTTCTGTTTTTCATAACAATCAAGATGGCTTTTTGTTACTCATCGGAAAACTAAGCTGCTATGCCAAATCACAGCTTCTTATTGGCATGGAAGATACCGGGCATTATCATTTTGCCTTACTCAAATATCTTCTTAACAGGCACTATACTGTTGCTCTGATCAACCCAACCACTACTGACCTTACCAGAAAACTTCAGGGCGGCATTACCAAAAACGATCCCCTGGATTCTCTTACCATTTGTGATGTCATCGGCTCAAATCAGCGTAAAAAGCCTTATCGCATTACAAAAGTAAACCGTTTCGACCTTTATGAACAAAAGCAGCTGACACGCCATCACCACAACCTGAAAGAGGAATTAAACCTCTACAAAAACCGGCTTCAGAAATGTATTGATATCGTATTCCCTGAATTTAATTCCTTATTCCGTTCAAAGTATGGCATTGTTTACATGAATGTTTTAAAATCGTTTGCTTCTGCTGAAAAGATTGCAAACTCTGATATCCGGACCATCCGGAAATGTTTTGAATATGAGGGGCGCGGAAAACGGATTCAACTTTCTGCCGAACAGCTTAAAACAGCAGCCAAAGCTTCTGTCGGCATCTCTTCTGTTGCTGAAGAAATCCAGATCAGACACCTTGTAAGTCAAATTGAAATGATAGAAGAACAACTTTCTGAAATAGACAAAAAGATAGAAGAGTTTTCCCTGCAAAACAACTCTCCTATCCTCTCCATACCAGGAATTTCACACTTCTCTGGTACTTCTATTTTAGCGGAATTAGGAGATGTTTGCAACTATACAAAAGCGTCTCAAATCATTAAATTTGCCGGTGTCGCCCCATATCACTATGAATCCAGTCAGTTTATCGCCCGGCATACTGCAATCACCAAGAAAGGTTCCCGGTATCTGAGAAAAACACTGTATCAGATTATCTTGCCGGTCATCAATCACAACAGGGTCTTCACTTCTTATTACAACAAAAAGATAGCCGAAGGCAAAGGTCACAGATGTGCTCAGGGTCACTGTATCAGAAAACTTTTAAGAGTCATCTATCATCTTCTAAGTACCGGACAGAGTTTTGATTCTACGTTACTGATATAG
- the tyrS gene encoding tyrosine--tRNA ligase codes for MGIYEELQARGLIAQVTDEEEIRELINNGKATFYIGFDPTADSLHVGHFMALCLMKRLQEAGNRPIALIGGGTGYIGDPSGRSDMRSMMTPEQIQHNCDCFKKQMSRFIDFSDGKALMVNNADWLLDLNYIDLLREVGPHFSVNRMLAAECYKQRMEKGLSFLEFNYMIMQSYDFYELFQKYGCNMQFGGDDQWSNMLGGTELIRRKLGKNACAMTITLLLNSEGKKMGKTQSGAVWLDPEKTSPFDFYQYWRNVADADVLKCIRMLTFLPLEEIDKMDSWEGAQLNTAKEILAYELTKLVHGEEEAEKAQASARALFSQGAAAQMPTTELTEEDMEDGCIDILTMLVKSGLVPSKSEARRAVQQGGVSVDGEKVENIHEVFTEDAFKAGIVLKKGKKNFRKIVMK; via the coding sequence ATGGGAATTTATGAAGAACTGCAGGCAAGAGGACTGATTGCCCAGGTGACAGATGAAGAAGAGATAAGAGAACTGATCAACAATGGAAAAGCAACCTTTTATATTGGATTTGACCCTACAGCAGACAGCCTCCACGTAGGACATTTTATGGCGCTTTGTCTGATGAAACGTCTCCAGGAAGCTGGAAACAGACCGATCGCCCTGATCGGAGGAGGAACAGGCTACATTGGCGATCCTTCGGGAAGATCAGACATGCGCTCCATGATGACGCCGGAGCAGATCCAGCACAACTGCGACTGCTTTAAGAAGCAGATGAGCCGTTTCATTGATTTCTCTGACGGAAAGGCTTTGATGGTAAACAATGCAGACTGGCTTCTGGATCTGAATTATATTGATCTTCTCAGGGAAGTGGGACCGCATTTTTCCGTAAACCGTATGCTTGCGGCAGAATGCTATAAACAGAGAATGGAAAAGGGATTAAGTTTCCTGGAGTTTAACTATATGATCATGCAGAGCTATGATTTCTATGAACTGTTCCAGAAATACGGTTGCAACATGCAGTTCGGCGGGGACGACCAGTGGAGCAACATGCTGGGAGGAACTGAATTGATCCGCCGTAAGCTGGGTAAAAATGCATGCGCTATGACCATTACACTTCTTCTGAACTCCGAGGGAAAGAAGATGGGAAAAACACAGAGCGGCGCAGTATGGCTTGATCCGGAAAAGACCTCTCCGTTTGATTTCTATCAGTACTGGAGAAATGTGGCAGATGCAGACGTACTGAAATGTATCCGTATGCTGACATTCCTTCCGCTGGAAGAGATTGACAAGATGGATTCCTGGGAAGGCGCACAGTTAAATACTGCAAAAGAGATCCTTGCTTACGAGCTTACCAAACTGGTGCATGGCGAGGAAGAAGCAGAAAAAGCACAGGCGTCTGCAAGAGCTTTGTTCAGCCAGGGTGCAGCGGCACAGATGCCGACTACAGAGCTTACGGAAGAGGATATGGAAGACGGATGCATCGATATCCTCACAATGCTTGTAAAGAGCGGGCTGGTTCCTTCTAAATCAGAGGCAAGACGTGCAGTGCAGCAAGGCGGCGTTTCCGTGGATGGCGAAAAAGTGGAAAACATCCATGAAGTGTTCACAGAGGATGCATTTAAAGCAGGTATTGTGCTGAAAAAGGGAAAGAAAAACTTCCGTAAAATTGTGATGAAATAA
- a CDS encoding GNAT family N-acetyltransferase, translating into MEYKVNDTELAASVFLPFVNQIWQGDYDMERTQTALSKTVNITAYDNEILVGCLRILTDGYFFGTITELLVLPEYQRQGVGSKLLELAKENTPTMLYFGAQPGVERFYEKNGCQKSLQSYMIDKAK; encoded by the coding sequence ATGGAATATAAAGTAAATGATACAGAGCTTGCGGCTTCGGTTTTCCTGCCCTTTGTCAATCAAATATGGCAAGGCGATTATGATATGGAACGGACACAAACTGCATTATCTAAGACAGTGAATATTACAGCGTATGATAATGAAATACTTGTGGGGTGCCTGCGCATTCTTACAGACGGGTATTTTTTTGGAACGATTACAGAATTGCTTGTTCTTCCGGAATATCAAAGGCAAGGTGTAGGAAGTAAACTTCTTGAACTTGCAAAGGAGAACACTCCTACTATGTTATATTTTGGCGCGCAGCCGGGAGTGGAAAGATTTTATGAAAAAAATGGCTGTCAAAAAAGCCTGCAATCCTACATGATAGATAAAGCGAAATAA